The genomic interval AAAATGGTAAAGAGGCACGAAAGCGAATCGGATTCATGCCTGAGGAGTTGGGCTTTTATGACACGCTTACTGCATATGAGCACATGAAATTTTATGCACGGTTGTTCGGCATTCCCGAAAAGGAGCGGGAGGAAAAAATTCTCCACCGATTAGATCAAATCGGGTTGTTGGAAAGAAAAGATTCCAAAGTCAGAGAATATTCCTATGGTATGAGGCGGTAGATACAGATTAGGCTTCATCATATAAAAGGCTAACCATTTTTGAGATACCTCGTAGCTCAAAAAATTTCGTAAAAAATAAGAGAATCCCATCCTAATTTGATGAACCCATGGGATGGGATGAA from Candidatus Thermoplasmatota archaeon carries:
- a CDS encoding ABC transporter ATP-binding protein, which codes for MSIVEIKGLIKNYNGIKAVDNLSIEIKKGEVFALLGPNGAGKTTTINIIMGFIFPTSGTVTILGNDILKNGKEARKRIGFMPEELGFYDTLTAYEHMKFYARLFGIPEKEREEKILHRLDQIGLLERKDSKVREYSYGMRR